In Macadamia integrifolia cultivar HAES 741 chromosome 12, SCU_Mint_v3, whole genome shotgun sequence, the following are encoded in one genomic region:
- the LOC122058060 gene encoding uncharacterized protein LOC122058060 isoform X1, with amino-acid sequence MVGFDPSTEDLCKASPKLSKPVIAVNPLATVLDDFFPPMVVEKFTDFDSIDDWVVDYDPVEMPIGGNNQCPNGSVTNTSVEEILKGIVPGGLEVFGSQIVEGMKKVSFVVTSESSDQISIQSQNLEELDGKGSDECVAVVHDSGSGINTSVEETLKGTADEKPFVEGAVLGELEIFGCQIEEDMDKVCLVDTSESSDQISIKSEFVVTSEGSDQISTQSENLEELNGKGSDECVAVVQDNGSGINTSVEGTLKGTADEKPLVEGAVPGELEHFGSQLEEEMEKVCLVDTSESSDQISIKSENLEVLDEKGSDECREVVQSVTVGVHNVIEETEVAVNGELGFKVSLVTNLEKPEAMTGVSGSEGVELSDGDENDSSSGSESDSSSSSSSSSSSSEEEDEEEEEEDKRNTMEVGEIEEGEIRDLDKGIAAESDDEEGEGVLRGPIRSNNELEILPPVPRVDVALEPHHQTLPVGVISSIMGTKVVVEGLEKHNPLNEGSIIWITEARLPLGLVDEIFGPVKNPYYVVRYNSDEEVPAGIHEGTLVSFVEPFANHVLNDKNLYRKGYDASGVNDEELSDEVEFSDDEKEAEYRRMQRMAKRATDDRQRGNQDLVDRKKYQQKGEFRKKIHPSAPPDSQPPAYGSQPRGILNQRRTHTSSVAQQKGEFWKKIHPSACGNQPQGIPNQHHTHSPSIAAPVDCGGGIPNQHHTHTPSVAAPGGCACSHSTGPGSASMSAFVPSVSQMGQATYCPPQHLLALNNGVWTNGMQSQPQQQQQQQHAIFPNINGLPSQQQNASLPFGQHFQHPHPFFMNLPNGMPIQQQFDPSQMLLQNMTSPFGQPSFSAMPPPTPWTGFVGQAGFNQATFGMGFPGQFGHASMNSGEQGVMPNGPCSEQSNGLQPPGFTQGGMGFQGQLGHSSTNSGEQRVMSNGSCSEQSNGLQPPGFTQGSFASPQKFHQGMSSTRGRNMYRRGGSNFVRGRGRRQSGMENVCMNDMMYTMEYV; translated from the exons ATGGTTGGTTTTGATCCCTCCACCGAAGACCTCTGCAAAGCTTCTCCCAAACTCTCCAAGCCAGTGATCGCAGTCAACCCTCTTGCCACCGTGCTTGATGATTTCTTCCCACCAATGGTCGTCGAGAAGTTTACGGATTTTGATTCTATAGACGATTGGGTTGTTGACTACGATCCAGTTGAAATGCCGATTGGAGGAAACAACCAATGTCCCAATGGCTCTGTTACTAATACGAGTGTTGAAGAAATCCTCAAAGGAATAGTTCCTGGAGGGTTGGAAGTTTTTGGTTCTCAAATAGTGGAGGGAATGAAGAAGGTTAGTTTTGTTGTTACTTCGGAGAGTTCTGATCAAATTTCTATTCAGTCGCAAAACTTGGAGGAGTTGGATGGAAAGGGATCAGATGAATGTGTGGCTGTTGTTCACGACAGTGGCTCTGGTATTAATACGAGTGTTGAAGAAACCCTCAAAGGAACTGCTGATGAAAAACCATTTGTGGAAGGAGCAGTTCTTGGAGAGTTGGAGATTTTTGGTTGTCAAATAGAGGAGGATATGGACAAGGTTTGTTTGGTTGATACTTCCGAGAGTTCTGATCAAATTTCTATTAAGTCAGAATTTGTTGTTACTTCGGAGGGTTCTGATCAAATTTCTACTCAGTCGGAAAACTTGGAAGAGTTGAATGGTAAGGGATCAGATGAATGTGTGGCAGTTGTTCAGGACAATGGCTCTGGTATTAATACGAGTGTTGAAGGAACCCTCAAAGGAACTGCTGATGAAAAACCATTGGTGGAAGGAGCAGTTCCTGGAGAGTTGGAGCATTTTGGTTCTCAATTAGAGGAGGAAATGGAGAAGGTTTGTTTGGTTGATACTTCCGAGAGTTCTGACCAAATTTCTATTAAGTCGGAAAATTTGGAAGTGTTGGATGAAAAGGGATCAGATGAGTGTAGGGAAGTTGTTCAGAGTGTCACGGTAGGCGTCCACAATGTCATCGAAGAAACAGAAGTTGCTGTGAATGGAGAGCtggggtttaaggtttcttTAGTCACTAATCTGGAAAAGCCAGAGGCAATGACTGGCGTGAGTGGCTCAGAGGGTGTAGAACTCAGTGATGGGGATGAGAATGATAGTAGTTCGGGGTCAGAGAGTGACAGTTCTTCctcgtcatcttcatcttcttcaagcagtgaagaagaggatgaagaggaagaagaggaggataaGAGAAACACGATGGAAGTTGGAGAAATTGAAGAAGGTGAAATAAGGGATCTTGATAAGGGGATTGCTGCtgaaagtgatgatgaagaaggcGAGGGTGTACTGAGAGGACCCATACGATCAAATAATGAGCTTGAG ATTCTCCCTCCAGTTCCTCGTGTGGATGTTGCCCTGGAACCTCATCATCAGACCTTGCCTGTTGGAGTTATTTCATCT ATTATGGGAACAAAGGTTGTCGTGGAAGGGCTAGAGAAGCACAACCCCCTTAATGAGGGTTCTATCATCTGGATCACAGAGGCTAGGTTGCCGCTAGGGTTGGTAGATGAGATCTTTGGACCTGTCAAGAACCCTTATTATGTTGTACGGTACAATTCAGATGAGGAGGTTCCTGCTGGAATACATGAAGGGACCCTTGTGTCCTTTGTTGAGCCTTTTGCTAATCATGTCCTCAATGACAAGAATCTTTACAGAAAAGGTTATGATGCATCTGGTGTGAATGACGAAGAATTATCTGATGAGGTTGAGTTCTCTGATGATGAAAAGGAGGCCGAGTACAGAAGAATGCAGAGGATGGCAAAACGAGCGACAGATGATCGTCAACGTGGGAACCAGGATTTAGTGGACAGGAAGAAATATCAACAAAAGGGTGAATTCCGGAAGAAAATACACCCTTCAGCCCCTCCAGACTCACAACCTCCTGCTTATGGCAGTCAGCCTCGAGGAATTCTAAACCAACGACGTACACATACATCATCTGTTGCTCAACAAAAAGGTGAATTCTGGAAGAAAATCCACCCTTCTGCTTGTGGCAATCAGCCACAAGGAATTCCAAACCAACACCATACACATTCGCCATCTATTGCAGCACCAGTTGATTGTGGTGGTGGAATTCCAAACCAACACCATACACATACACCATCTGTTGCAGCACCAGGTGGTTGTGCTTGCTCCCATAGCACTGGACCAGGCAGTGCCAGTATGTCTGCATTTGTTCCATCTGTTTCACAAATGGGGCAGGCTACCTATTGTCCACCTCAGCATTTGTTAGCATTAAATAATGGTGTCTGGACGAACGGGATGCAATCTCAGccgcagcagcagcagcagcagcagcatgcAATCTTCCCAAATATTAATGGGCTGCCTTCCCAGCAACAGAATGCATCCTTACCATTTGGGCAGCATTTCCAGCATCCTCATCCGTTCTTTATGAATTTGCCAAATGGAATGCCAATTCAGCAGCAGTTTGATCCTAGTCAGATGCTACTGCAGAATATGACCTCGCCATTTGGGCagccaagtttctcagcaatgCCTCCACCAACACCTTGGACAGGGTTTGTAGGCCAAGCTGGATTCAACCAGGCAACATTTGGTATGGGCTTCCCGGGTCAGTTTGGGCACGCCTCCATGAATTCTGGCGAGCAAGGAGTTATGCCTAATGGTCCATGTAGTGAACAGAGCAATGGATTGCAGCCACCTGGTTTTACTCAAGGAGGTATGGGCTTCCAGGGTCAGCTTGGGCACTCATCCACAAATTCTGGTGAGCAAAGAGTTATGTCTAATGGATCATGTAGTGAACAGAGCAATGGATTGCAACCCCCTGGTTTTACTCAAGGAAGCTTTGCATCTCCCCAGAAATTTCACCAGGGAATGTCTTCGACTCGTGGGAGAAATATGTACCGGAGAGGTGGTAGTAATTTTGTGCGTGGTAGAGGTCGGAGGCAATCTGG TATGGAGAATGTTTGCATGAATGAT ATGATGTATACAATGGAGTA
- the LOC122058060 gene encoding uncharacterized protein LOC122058060 isoform X3, with translation MVGFDPSTEDLCKASPKLSKPVIAVNPLATVLDDFFPPMVVEKFTDFDSIDDWVVDYDPVEMPIGGNNQCPNGSVTNTSVEEILKGIVPGGLEVFGSQIVEGMKKVSFVVTSESSDQISIQSQNLEELDGKGSDECVAVVHDSGSGINTSVEETLKGTADEKPFVEGAVLGELEIFGCQIEEDMDKVCLVDTSESSDQISIKSEFVVTSEGSDQISTQSENLEELNGKGSDECVAVVQDNGSGINTSVEGTLKGTADEKPLVEGAVPGELEHFGSQLEEEMEKVCLVDTSESSDQISIKSENLEVLDEKGSDECREVVQSVTVGVHNVIEETEVAVNGELGFKVSLVTNLEKPEAMTGVSGSEGVELSDGDENDSSSGSESDSSSSSSSSSSSSEEEDEEEEEEDKRNTMEVGEIEEGEIRDLDKGIAAESDDEEGEGVLRGPIRSNNELEILPPVPRVDVALEPHHQTLPVGVISSIMGTKVVVEGLEKHNPLNEGSIIWITEARLPLGLVDEIFGPVKNPYYVVRYNSDEEVPAGIHEGTLVSFVEPFANHVLNDKNLYRKGYDASGVNDEELSDEVEFSDDEKEAEYRRMQRMAKRATDDRQRGNQDLVDRKKYQQKGEFRKKIHPSAPPDSQPPAYGSQPRGILNQRRTHTSSVAQQKGEFWKKIHPSACGNQPQGIPNQHHTHSPSIAAPVDCGGGIPNQHHTHTPSVAAPGGCACSHSTGPGSASMSAFVPSVSQMGQATYCPPQHLLALNNGVWTNGMQSQPQQQQQQQHAIFPNINGLPSQQQNASLPFGQHFQHPHPFFMNLPNGMPIQQQFDPSQMLLQNMTSPFGQPSFSAMPPPTPWTGFVGQAGFNQATFGMGFPGQFGHASMNSGEQGVMPNGPCSEQSNGLQPPGFTQGGMGFQGQLGHSSTNSGEQRVMSNGSCSEQSNGLQPPGFTQGSFASPQKFHQGMSSTRGRNMYRRGGSNFVRGRGRRQSG, from the exons ATGGTTGGTTTTGATCCCTCCACCGAAGACCTCTGCAAAGCTTCTCCCAAACTCTCCAAGCCAGTGATCGCAGTCAACCCTCTTGCCACCGTGCTTGATGATTTCTTCCCACCAATGGTCGTCGAGAAGTTTACGGATTTTGATTCTATAGACGATTGGGTTGTTGACTACGATCCAGTTGAAATGCCGATTGGAGGAAACAACCAATGTCCCAATGGCTCTGTTACTAATACGAGTGTTGAAGAAATCCTCAAAGGAATAGTTCCTGGAGGGTTGGAAGTTTTTGGTTCTCAAATAGTGGAGGGAATGAAGAAGGTTAGTTTTGTTGTTACTTCGGAGAGTTCTGATCAAATTTCTATTCAGTCGCAAAACTTGGAGGAGTTGGATGGAAAGGGATCAGATGAATGTGTGGCTGTTGTTCACGACAGTGGCTCTGGTATTAATACGAGTGTTGAAGAAACCCTCAAAGGAACTGCTGATGAAAAACCATTTGTGGAAGGAGCAGTTCTTGGAGAGTTGGAGATTTTTGGTTGTCAAATAGAGGAGGATATGGACAAGGTTTGTTTGGTTGATACTTCCGAGAGTTCTGATCAAATTTCTATTAAGTCAGAATTTGTTGTTACTTCGGAGGGTTCTGATCAAATTTCTACTCAGTCGGAAAACTTGGAAGAGTTGAATGGTAAGGGATCAGATGAATGTGTGGCAGTTGTTCAGGACAATGGCTCTGGTATTAATACGAGTGTTGAAGGAACCCTCAAAGGAACTGCTGATGAAAAACCATTGGTGGAAGGAGCAGTTCCTGGAGAGTTGGAGCATTTTGGTTCTCAATTAGAGGAGGAAATGGAGAAGGTTTGTTTGGTTGATACTTCCGAGAGTTCTGACCAAATTTCTATTAAGTCGGAAAATTTGGAAGTGTTGGATGAAAAGGGATCAGATGAGTGTAGGGAAGTTGTTCAGAGTGTCACGGTAGGCGTCCACAATGTCATCGAAGAAACAGAAGTTGCTGTGAATGGAGAGCtggggtttaaggtttcttTAGTCACTAATCTGGAAAAGCCAGAGGCAATGACTGGCGTGAGTGGCTCAGAGGGTGTAGAACTCAGTGATGGGGATGAGAATGATAGTAGTTCGGGGTCAGAGAGTGACAGTTCTTCctcgtcatcttcatcttcttcaagcagtgaagaagaggatgaagaggaagaagaggaggataaGAGAAACACGATGGAAGTTGGAGAAATTGAAGAAGGTGAAATAAGGGATCTTGATAAGGGGATTGCTGCtgaaagtgatgatgaagaaggcGAGGGTGTACTGAGAGGACCCATACGATCAAATAATGAGCTTGAG ATTCTCCCTCCAGTTCCTCGTGTGGATGTTGCCCTGGAACCTCATCATCAGACCTTGCCTGTTGGAGTTATTTCATCT ATTATGGGAACAAAGGTTGTCGTGGAAGGGCTAGAGAAGCACAACCCCCTTAATGAGGGTTCTATCATCTGGATCACAGAGGCTAGGTTGCCGCTAGGGTTGGTAGATGAGATCTTTGGACCTGTCAAGAACCCTTATTATGTTGTACGGTACAATTCAGATGAGGAGGTTCCTGCTGGAATACATGAAGGGACCCTTGTGTCCTTTGTTGAGCCTTTTGCTAATCATGTCCTCAATGACAAGAATCTTTACAGAAAAGGTTATGATGCATCTGGTGTGAATGACGAAGAATTATCTGATGAGGTTGAGTTCTCTGATGATGAAAAGGAGGCCGAGTACAGAAGAATGCAGAGGATGGCAAAACGAGCGACAGATGATCGTCAACGTGGGAACCAGGATTTAGTGGACAGGAAGAAATATCAACAAAAGGGTGAATTCCGGAAGAAAATACACCCTTCAGCCCCTCCAGACTCACAACCTCCTGCTTATGGCAGTCAGCCTCGAGGAATTCTAAACCAACGACGTACACATACATCATCTGTTGCTCAACAAAAAGGTGAATTCTGGAAGAAAATCCACCCTTCTGCTTGTGGCAATCAGCCACAAGGAATTCCAAACCAACACCATACACATTCGCCATCTATTGCAGCACCAGTTGATTGTGGTGGTGGAATTCCAAACCAACACCATACACATACACCATCTGTTGCAGCACCAGGTGGTTGTGCTTGCTCCCATAGCACTGGACCAGGCAGTGCCAGTATGTCTGCATTTGTTCCATCTGTTTCACAAATGGGGCAGGCTACCTATTGTCCACCTCAGCATTTGTTAGCATTAAATAATGGTGTCTGGACGAACGGGATGCAATCTCAGccgcagcagcagcagcagcagcagcatgcAATCTTCCCAAATATTAATGGGCTGCCTTCCCAGCAACAGAATGCATCCTTACCATTTGGGCAGCATTTCCAGCATCCTCATCCGTTCTTTATGAATTTGCCAAATGGAATGCCAATTCAGCAGCAGTTTGATCCTAGTCAGATGCTACTGCAGAATATGACCTCGCCATTTGGGCagccaagtttctcagcaatgCCTCCACCAACACCTTGGACAGGGTTTGTAGGCCAAGCTGGATTCAACCAGGCAACATTTGGTATGGGCTTCCCGGGTCAGTTTGGGCACGCCTCCATGAATTCTGGCGAGCAAGGAGTTATGCCTAATGGTCCATGTAGTGAACAGAGCAATGGATTGCAGCCACCTGGTTTTACTCAAGGAGGTATGGGCTTCCAGGGTCAGCTTGGGCACTCATCCACAAATTCTGGTGAGCAAAGAGTTATGTCTAATGGATCATGTAGTGAACAGAGCAATGGATTGCAACCCCCTGGTTTTACTCAAGGAAGCTTTGCATCTCCCCAGAAATTTCACCAGGGAATGTCTTCGACTCGTGGGAGAAATATGTACCGGAGAGGTGGTAGTAATTTTGTGCGTGGTAGAGGTCGGAGGCAATCTGG ATGA
- the LOC122058060 gene encoding uncharacterized protein LOC122058060 isoform X2 → MVGFDPSTEDLCKASPKLSKPVIAVNPLATVLDDFFPPMVVEKFTDFDSIDDWVVDYDPVEMPIGGNNQCPNGSVTNTSVEEILKGIVPGGLEVFGSQIVEGMKKVSFVVTSESSDQISIQSQNLEELDGKGSDECVAVVHDSGSGINTSVEETLKGTADEKPFVEGAVLGELEIFGCQIEEDMDKVCLVDTSESSDQISIKSEFVVTSEGSDQISTQSENLEELNGKGSDECVAVVQDNGSGINTSVEGTLKGTADEKPLVEGAVPGELEHFGSQLEEEMEKVCLVDTSESSDQISIKSENLEVLDEKGSDECREVVQSVTVGVHNVIEETEVAVNGELGFKVSLVTNLEKPEAMTGVSGSEGVELSDGDENDSSSGSESDSSSSSSSSSSSSEEEDEEEEEEDKRNTMEVGEIEEGEIRDLDKGIAAESDDEEGEGVLRGPIRSNNELEILPPVPRVDVALEPHHQTLPVGVISSIMGTKVVVEGLEKHNPLNEGSIIWITEARLPLGLVDEIFGPVKNPYYVVRYNSDEEVPAGIHEGTLVSFVEPFANHVLNDKNLYRKGYDASGVNDEELSDEVEFSDDEKEAEYRRMQRMAKRATDDRQRGNQDLVDRKKYQQKGEFRKKIHPSAPPDSQPPAYGSQPRGILNQRRTHTSSVAQQKGEFWKKIHPSACGNQPQGIPNQHHTHSPSIAAPVDCGGGIPNQHHTHTPSVAAPGGCACSHSTGPGSASMSAFVPSVSQMGQATYCPPQHLLALNNGVWTNGMQSQPQQQQQQQHAIFPNINGLPSQQQNASLPFGQHFQHPHPFFMNLPNGMPIQQQFDPSQMLLQNMTSPFGQPSFSAMPPPTPWTGFVGQAGFNQATFGMGFPGQFGHASMNSGEQGVMPNGPCSEQSNGLQPPGFTQGGMGFQGQLGHSSTNSGEQRVMSNGSCSEQSNGLQPPGFTQGSFASPQKFHQGMSSTRGRNMYRRGGSNFVRGRGRRQSGLPC, encoded by the exons ATGGTTGGTTTTGATCCCTCCACCGAAGACCTCTGCAAAGCTTCTCCCAAACTCTCCAAGCCAGTGATCGCAGTCAACCCTCTTGCCACCGTGCTTGATGATTTCTTCCCACCAATGGTCGTCGAGAAGTTTACGGATTTTGATTCTATAGACGATTGGGTTGTTGACTACGATCCAGTTGAAATGCCGATTGGAGGAAACAACCAATGTCCCAATGGCTCTGTTACTAATACGAGTGTTGAAGAAATCCTCAAAGGAATAGTTCCTGGAGGGTTGGAAGTTTTTGGTTCTCAAATAGTGGAGGGAATGAAGAAGGTTAGTTTTGTTGTTACTTCGGAGAGTTCTGATCAAATTTCTATTCAGTCGCAAAACTTGGAGGAGTTGGATGGAAAGGGATCAGATGAATGTGTGGCTGTTGTTCACGACAGTGGCTCTGGTATTAATACGAGTGTTGAAGAAACCCTCAAAGGAACTGCTGATGAAAAACCATTTGTGGAAGGAGCAGTTCTTGGAGAGTTGGAGATTTTTGGTTGTCAAATAGAGGAGGATATGGACAAGGTTTGTTTGGTTGATACTTCCGAGAGTTCTGATCAAATTTCTATTAAGTCAGAATTTGTTGTTACTTCGGAGGGTTCTGATCAAATTTCTACTCAGTCGGAAAACTTGGAAGAGTTGAATGGTAAGGGATCAGATGAATGTGTGGCAGTTGTTCAGGACAATGGCTCTGGTATTAATACGAGTGTTGAAGGAACCCTCAAAGGAACTGCTGATGAAAAACCATTGGTGGAAGGAGCAGTTCCTGGAGAGTTGGAGCATTTTGGTTCTCAATTAGAGGAGGAAATGGAGAAGGTTTGTTTGGTTGATACTTCCGAGAGTTCTGACCAAATTTCTATTAAGTCGGAAAATTTGGAAGTGTTGGATGAAAAGGGATCAGATGAGTGTAGGGAAGTTGTTCAGAGTGTCACGGTAGGCGTCCACAATGTCATCGAAGAAACAGAAGTTGCTGTGAATGGAGAGCtggggtttaaggtttcttTAGTCACTAATCTGGAAAAGCCAGAGGCAATGACTGGCGTGAGTGGCTCAGAGGGTGTAGAACTCAGTGATGGGGATGAGAATGATAGTAGTTCGGGGTCAGAGAGTGACAGTTCTTCctcgtcatcttcatcttcttcaagcagtgaagaagaggatgaagaggaagaagaggaggataaGAGAAACACGATGGAAGTTGGAGAAATTGAAGAAGGTGAAATAAGGGATCTTGATAAGGGGATTGCTGCtgaaagtgatgatgaagaaggcGAGGGTGTACTGAGAGGACCCATACGATCAAATAATGAGCTTGAG ATTCTCCCTCCAGTTCCTCGTGTGGATGTTGCCCTGGAACCTCATCATCAGACCTTGCCTGTTGGAGTTATTTCATCT ATTATGGGAACAAAGGTTGTCGTGGAAGGGCTAGAGAAGCACAACCCCCTTAATGAGGGTTCTATCATCTGGATCACAGAGGCTAGGTTGCCGCTAGGGTTGGTAGATGAGATCTTTGGACCTGTCAAGAACCCTTATTATGTTGTACGGTACAATTCAGATGAGGAGGTTCCTGCTGGAATACATGAAGGGACCCTTGTGTCCTTTGTTGAGCCTTTTGCTAATCATGTCCTCAATGACAAGAATCTTTACAGAAAAGGTTATGATGCATCTGGTGTGAATGACGAAGAATTATCTGATGAGGTTGAGTTCTCTGATGATGAAAAGGAGGCCGAGTACAGAAGAATGCAGAGGATGGCAAAACGAGCGACAGATGATCGTCAACGTGGGAACCAGGATTTAGTGGACAGGAAGAAATATCAACAAAAGGGTGAATTCCGGAAGAAAATACACCCTTCAGCCCCTCCAGACTCACAACCTCCTGCTTATGGCAGTCAGCCTCGAGGAATTCTAAACCAACGACGTACACATACATCATCTGTTGCTCAACAAAAAGGTGAATTCTGGAAGAAAATCCACCCTTCTGCTTGTGGCAATCAGCCACAAGGAATTCCAAACCAACACCATACACATTCGCCATCTATTGCAGCACCAGTTGATTGTGGTGGTGGAATTCCAAACCAACACCATACACATACACCATCTGTTGCAGCACCAGGTGGTTGTGCTTGCTCCCATAGCACTGGACCAGGCAGTGCCAGTATGTCTGCATTTGTTCCATCTGTTTCACAAATGGGGCAGGCTACCTATTGTCCACCTCAGCATTTGTTAGCATTAAATAATGGTGTCTGGACGAACGGGATGCAATCTCAGccgcagcagcagcagcagcagcagcatgcAATCTTCCCAAATATTAATGGGCTGCCTTCCCAGCAACAGAATGCATCCTTACCATTTGGGCAGCATTTCCAGCATCCTCATCCGTTCTTTATGAATTTGCCAAATGGAATGCCAATTCAGCAGCAGTTTGATCCTAGTCAGATGCTACTGCAGAATATGACCTCGCCATTTGGGCagccaagtttctcagcaatgCCTCCACCAACACCTTGGACAGGGTTTGTAGGCCAAGCTGGATTCAACCAGGCAACATTTGGTATGGGCTTCCCGGGTCAGTTTGGGCACGCCTCCATGAATTCTGGCGAGCAAGGAGTTATGCCTAATGGTCCATGTAGTGAACAGAGCAATGGATTGCAGCCACCTGGTTTTACTCAAGGAGGTATGGGCTTCCAGGGTCAGCTTGGGCACTCATCCACAAATTCTGGTGAGCAAAGAGTTATGTCTAATGGATCATGTAGTGAACAGAGCAATGGATTGCAACCCCCTGGTTTTACTCAAGGAAGCTTTGCATCTCCCCAGAAATTTCACCAGGGAATGTCTTCGACTCGTGGGAGAAATATGTACCGGAGAGGTGGTAGTAATTTTGTGCGTGGTAGAGGTCGGAGGCAATCTGG cttACCTTGTTGA